In Elephas maximus indicus isolate mEleMax1 chromosome 4, mEleMax1 primary haplotype, whole genome shotgun sequence, a genomic segment contains:
- the RASD2 gene encoding GTP-binding protein Rhes — MMKTLSSGNCTFSVPAKNSYRMVVLGASRVGKSSIVSRFLNGRFEDQYTPTIEDFHRKVYNIRGDMYQLDILDTSGNHPFPAMRRLSILTGDVFILVFSLDSRESFDEVKRLQKQILEVKSCLKNKTKEAAELPMVICGNKNDHGELCRQVPTTEAELLVSGDENCAYFEVSAKKNTNVDEMFYVLFSMAKLPHEMSPALHRKISVQYGEAFHPRPFCMRRMKEVDAYGMVSPFARRPSVNSDLKYIKAKVLREGQARERDKCTIQ, encoded by the exons ATGATGAAGACCTTGTCCAGCGGCAACTGCACGTTCAGCGTGCCTGCCAAGAACTCCTACCGCATGGTGGTGCTGGGCGCCTCGCGGGTGGGCAAGAGCTCCATCGTCTCTCGCTTCCTCAACGGGCGCTTCGAGGACCAGTACACCCCCACCATCGAGGACTTCCACCGCAAGGTCTACAACATCCGTGGCGACATGTACCAGCTCGACATCCTGGACACCTCCGGCAACCACCCCTTCCCTGCCATGCGCAGGCTCTCCATCCTCACAG GCGACGTCTTCATCCTGGTTTTCAGCCTGGATAGCCGGGAGTCCTTCGACGAGGTCAAGCGCCTCCAGAAGCAGATCTTGGAGGTCAAATCCTGCCTGAAGAACAAGACCAAGGAGGCGGCCGAGCTGCCCATGGTCATCTGCGGCAACAAGAACGACCACGGGGAGCTCTGCCGCCAGGTGCCCACCACCGAGGCCGAGCTGCTGGTGTCAGGGGATGAGAACTGCGCCTATTTCGAGGTATCGGCCAAGAAGAACACCAACGTGGACGAGATGTTCTATGTGCTCTTCAGCATGGCCAAGCTGCCGCACGAGATGAGCCCCGCGCTGCACCGGAAGATCTCGGTGCAGTACGGCGAGGCCTTCCACCCCAGGCCCTTCTGCATGCGCCGCATGAAGGAGGTGGACGCCTATGGCATGGTCTCGCCCTTCGCCCGCCGCCCCAGCGTCAACAGTGACCTCAAGTACATCAAGGCCAAGGTCCTGCGGGAGGGCCAGGCCCGCGAGAGGGACAAATGCACCATCCAGTAG